From Zavarzinella sp., one genomic window encodes:
- a CDS encoding protein kinase, translating to MKKLSIEPINQTAIVQTGTRLLTALLAKNLSIQMSCGGKGICSTCHIKVKSGQENLSPMRDRERRTLKLVADSCADSRLACQASIFGDDIRVEVPQGMYLERADDLIGLLGMPAPENILHPIRGHILIPKGKLITRTMLEQSRNIDKELEQLKKFETDSFTNGTGHAKNASTVRNSHNSSQLVRVPIVTMIKAAPNLNNGPKAPRDNSIYETPSIDSPASSHGSHRHNNNTIPASHAETITHSNRPTAPEPGLVIDKYLLLEQIGKGGAGVVFRALHQKLNNLVAIKFLRNRQNSDRSLEKFCAEARILAQMSHPNIVRIFDFEDSPELPYVVMEFVDGVSGAELIKQSGKVQTSRSLSIISDICEGLTSVKHLGIVHRDIKPANILVDRSGKARLVDFGLARRQTNDTPKSGDSKYGSGFPEGTAAYMSPEQIQALPDVDHRTDIYSLGATLFHFLTGRIPFPGNSPFELIGKHLNAPVPLAHELESGIPKELSLLIQKMMHKNPAQRFQDYDSLINQIRQIKSKLQELVAV from the coding sequence ATGAAGAAACTTAGTATTGAGCCGATCAACCAGACTGCAATTGTACAAACTGGCACCCGCCTGTTGACTGCCTTGCTGGCAAAAAACCTGAGCATTCAGATGTCCTGTGGTGGGAAAGGCATCTGTTCCACTTGCCACATCAAGGTCAAATCGGGTCAGGAAAATCTGTCGCCAATGCGTGATCGAGAGCGTCGCACGCTGAAACTGGTCGCCGATAGCTGTGCAGACAGCCGATTAGCCTGCCAGGCAAGCATTTTTGGCGATGACATCCGCGTCGAAGTTCCCCAGGGGATGTACCTGGAGCGTGCCGATGATCTGATTGGACTGCTGGGAATGCCTGCACCAGAAAATATCCTGCACCCGATTCGTGGGCATATTCTTATCCCGAAAGGAAAGCTGATTACCCGCACAATGCTGGAACAATCACGCAACATCGATAAAGAACTGGAGCAACTGAAAAAGTTCGAAACCGATTCATTCACCAATGGAACGGGACACGCGAAAAATGCTTCTACGGTGCGTAACAGCCACAATTCATCTCAATTGGTTCGAGTGCCAATTGTTACAATGATCAAGGCTGCCCCGAATCTGAACAATGGGCCCAAAGCACCCCGCGATAACAGTATCTATGAAACGCCGTCGATCGATTCGCCGGCCAGCAGCCATGGTTCACATCGCCACAACAATAACACGATCCCTGCTTCCCACGCAGAGACGATCACCCACAGCAATCGCCCCACGGCACCAGAGCCGGGATTGGTGATAGATAAATATCTGCTGTTAGAACAGATCGGCAAAGGTGGTGCGGGAGTAGTCTTTCGTGCCTTGCACCAGAAGTTGAATAACCTGGTTGCCATTAAGTTTTTGCGAAACCGACAGAATAGCGACCGCAGTCTGGAAAAGTTCTGTGCTGAAGCCCGTATTCTGGCACAAATGAGCCACCCCAATATCGTACGAATCTTCGATTTTGAAGATTCGCCCGAACTGCCATATGTAGTAATGGAATTTGTTGATGGTGTCAGTGGGGCCGAACTGATCAAGCAATCTGGCAAAGTGCAGACTTCTCGCTCTTTGTCGATTATCAGTGACATTTGCGAAGGTTTAACCAGCGTCAAGCACCTGGGAATTGTCCACCGCGACATCAAACCGGCTAATATTCTGGTTGATCGCTCTGGTAAAGCCCGTCTGGTTGACTTTGGGCTGGCCCGTCGGCAAACGAATGATACTCCCAAGTCAGGCGATTCCAAATATGGTAGTGGCTTCCCGGAAGGCACTGCTGCCTATATGTCGCCGGAACAAATCCAGGCATTGCCTGATGTTGACCACCGCACCGATATTTATTCGTTGGGTGCCACTTTGTTCCACTTTTTAACGGGTCGGATTCCATTCCCTGGAAACTCACCTTTTGAGTTGATTGGCAAGCACTTGAATGCACCGGTGCCACTGGCCCATGAACTGGAATCGGGCATTCCCAAAGAACTGAGCCTGCTGATTCAGAAAATGATGCACAAAAACCCCGCACAACGATTCCAGGATTACGATAGTCTGATCAACCAGATCCGACAGATTAAATCGAAATTGCAAGAGCTTGTTGCAGTCTAA
- the iscX gene encoding Fe-S cluster assembly protein IscX codes for MTWTDYREIGELLFERYDTLNPLTVRFTDMHKWIMDLEGFEGTADKSNEKILEAIQMAWYEEWQDEYGG; via the coding sequence ATGACCTGGACTGATTATCGAGAAATCGGTGAATTATTATTTGAACGTTACGACACCTTAAACCCACTGACGGTGCGGTTTACCGATATGCACAAATGGATAATGGATCTGGAAGGGTTTGAAGGCACCGCCGACAAATCCAACGAGAAAATTCTGGAAGCAATTCAAATGGCCTGGTATGAAGAATGGCAGGATGAATACGGGGGATAA